The Selenomonadales bacterium genome has a window encoding:
- a CDS encoding transketolase family protein, whose amino-acid sequence MGKATREAYGEALRELGGQNENIVVLDADLSGSTKTAMFKKEYPTRFFNAGIAEQSMIGTAAGLAAAGKTAFASTFAVFATGRAFEQIRNSVCYPKLNVKVAATHAGLTVGEDGATHQAIEDVAIMRALPNMTVLVPADAAEAKAVVRWAAEYNGPVYIRLGRSGVPDVFDESYEFKFGKAVTLKEGTDVTLIGMGIMTSAALEAAEMLAEEGISATVLNMPTIKPIDEEAIAAAAKATGAIVTCEEHNIIGGLGSAVAEVLAEKAPARLVRVGVKDTFGESGKPADLLKKYGLTASDIAAAAKQAIANK is encoded by the coding sequence ATGGGTAAAGCTACTAGAGAAGCATACGGCGAGGCTCTGCGTGAGCTTGGCGGACAGAATGAAAATATCGTGGTTTTGGATGCGGACTTGTCCGGTTCGACAAAAACGGCCATGTTTAAAAAAGAATATCCGACGCGTTTCTTCAACGCAGGTATCGCTGAACAGAGTATGATCGGTACGGCGGCAGGTCTTGCGGCAGCAGGCAAAACGGCTTTCGCTTCGACGTTCGCAGTATTTGCAACGGGTCGTGCCTTCGAGCAGATCCGCAACTCTGTTTGTTATCCGAAATTGAACGTAAAAGTTGCGGCAACGCATGCAGGCCTTACGGTCGGTGAAGACGGTGCGACGCATCAGGCGATCGAAGACGTTGCTATCATGCGTGCCCTTCCGAACATGACGGTACTCGTTCCTGCCGATGCGGCAGAAGCAAAAGCTGTCGTTCGCTGGGCAGCAGAATACAACGGCCCTGTATACATTCGCCTTGGTCGTTCGGGTGTACCTGATGTATTCGACGAATCGTACGAATTCAAATTCGGCAAAGCCGTTACGCTCAAAGAAGGTACGGATGTTACGCTCATCGGTATGGGCATCATGACATCGGCAGCTCTCGAAGCGGCAGAAATGCTCGCTGAAGAAGGCATCTCGGCAACTGTTCTCAACATGCCGACGATCAAACCGATCGACGAAGAAGCGATCGCAGCGGCGGCAAAAGCTACGGGCGCGATCGTAACGTGCGAAGAACATAACATTATCGGCGGTCTTGGCAGTGCTGTTGCCGAAGTATTGGCAGAAAAAGCACCTGCTCGTCTTGTTCGAGTCGGCGTAAAAGATACGTTCGGTGAATCGGGCAAACCGGCAGACCTCCTCAAAAAATACGGCTTGACGGCTTCTGACATTGCAGCAGCGGCAAAACAAGCTATCGCAAACAAATAA
- the ftsE gene encoding cell division ATP-binding protein FtsE yields MITLSNVSKTYSTGAVAMDDISISIDKGEFVFIVGPSGAGKSTLMKMLLLEESPDKGDLIVNGHNLRELPKKKIPYLRRSMGVIFQDYRLLPDKTVYENVAFAMRIVEASRREMKQNIEKVLGLVGLKHKAKSFPAQLSGGEQQRVAIARAIVNNPVIVIADEPTGNLDPENSWEIMNIFEEINKSGTTIVMATHDKTIVDCMRRRVIALEKGKIVRDEAKGGYGDEG; encoded by the coding sequence TTGATTACATTATCGAACGTAAGCAAAACATATTCTACCGGTGCTGTTGCGATGGATGATATTTCGATCTCGATCGACAAAGGCGAATTCGTTTTTATCGTTGGTCCGAGCGGTGCCGGGAAATCGACGTTGATGAAGATGCTTTTGTTGGAAGAATCTCCCGATAAGGGCGATCTTATCGTCAACGGACATAACCTCAGAGAACTTCCAAAGAAAAAGATTCCGTATCTCCGTCGCAGTATGGGCGTTATCTTCCAAGATTATCGCCTGCTTCCCGACAAGACGGTCTATGAAAATGTCGCGTTCGCGATGCGTATCGTCGAAGCGTCGCGCCGTGAGATGAAACAGAATATTGAGAAGGTGCTCGGACTCGTCGGCCTCAAGCATAAGGCCAAATCGTTCCCTGCACAGCTGTCGGGCGGTGAACAACAGCGTGTGGCGATCGCGCGTGCCATCGTCAATAATCCTGTTATCGTGATCGCCGATGAGCCGACAGGCAATCTCGACCCCGAGAACTCGTGGGAGATCATGAATATCTTTGAAGAGATCAACAAGTCGGGTACGACGATCGTTATGGCGACACACGATAAAACGATCGTAGACTGTATGCGCCGTCGTGTTATTGCGCTTGAAAAAGGTAAGATCGTACGCGATGAAGCGAAGGGAGGATACGGCGATGAAGGTTAG
- the ftsX gene encoding permease-like cell division protein FtsX, translating into MKVRTSLYLMKEAFVSLKRNALMSFASISTVAVSLLVLGAFGILGLNMGYMVSALESKVEVTAYMQDSVEGEALAQAEADIRAVSGVSEVTFVTKAEALTRFRERLGDQASMLEALDDQNPLPNSFEIKVDNPELVRPTAEAIEQMAGVETVKYGSEIVDQLFQMTKILRILGAVLLGFLVFATLFIISNTIRLTVFARRKEIGIMKYVGATNAFIRLPFLMEGMILGSVGGTIAAVALYYAYSALLYEVHQVLAFLYLVPLHPFLYIIGGALVGIGMLIGAIGSAISLSRYMDV; encoded by the coding sequence ATGAAGGTTAGAACTTCGCTTTATTTGATGAAAGAAGCGTTCGTTTCGCTCAAACGAAATGCGCTGATGAGTTTTGCCTCCATCAGTACGGTAGCGGTATCGCTCCTCGTACTCGGTGCGTTCGGTATACTCGGTCTTAATATGGGATATATGGTGTCGGCACTCGAATCGAAAGTCGAGGTAACGGCATATATGCAAGATTCTGTCGAAGGTGAGGCACTCGCACAGGCAGAAGCGGATATCCGTGCTGTCAGCGGGGTATCGGAAGTGACGTTCGTCACGAAAGCCGAAGCACTAACAAGATTCCGTGAACGTCTTGGCGACCAAGCGTCGATGCTCGAAGCACTCGACGATCAGAATCCGCTTCCCAACTCGTTCGAAATAAAAGTGGACAATCCCGAACTTGTCAGACCGACAGCAGAGGCCATCGAACAGATGGCAGGCGTAGAAACGGTCAAATACGGCAGTGAGATCGTCGATCAGCTGTTCCAGATGACGAAGATCTTACGTATCTTGGGTGCCGTCCTGTTGGGCTTCTTAGTCTTTGCTACGCTCTTTATCATCTCGAATACGATACGCCTGACGGTATTCGCGCGTCGTAAAGAGATCGGTATTATGAAATACGTCGGTGCCACGAATGCGTTTATCCGTCTGCCGTTCTTGATGGAAGGTATGATCCTCGGCTCTGTCGGCGGCACGATCGCGGCAGTTGCGCTCTATTATGCGTATTCGGCACTTCTCTATGAAGTACATCAAGTATTGGCTTTCTTGTACTTGGTACCGCTTCATCCTTTCCTCTATATCATCGGCGGCGCGCTCGTCGGCATCGGTATGCTCATCGGTGCGATCGGCAGTGCCATCTCGCTTAGCCGTTATATGGACGTCTGA
- a CDS encoding peptidoglycan DD-metalloendopeptidase family protein, whose protein sequence is MKRTKKSLAVALAFTMLVPMSNVWADNLKGQLDSVQKQMKSEQSNIDSAKKQIKNITEHLAQLQQETETVQAELTNIQTELTETEQHIAENEVVLADAEARLEAHTKVLHKRLRDIYINGRINYLDVLFGAKDFNDLVTRMDLLKRIASQDAELVSSVRSERAIIVEKRQQLEDDKAHLVVLKENAEAKQKRIDENKAQQQSLLAKASADKAEAERTYRELLSKSKEIENMLRNRKPTFNQPAQVKGSGDIIWPLGSRRVTSPYGWRVHPIFGTSRYHSGIDIAANYGEPIWAAAGGTVIHSGWLGGYGKTIIIDHGGGLTTLYAHNSNLTLGVGATVRRGQIVAHAGSTGYSTGPHLHFEVRKYGEPVNPYNYF, encoded by the coding sequence ATGAAACGAACGAAAAAAAGTCTTGCGGTGGCACTTGCGTTCACGATGCTCGTTCCGATGAGCAATGTCTGGGCAGACAATCTGAAAGGACAGCTCGATTCGGTCCAAAAGCAGATGAAGTCTGAGCAGTCGAATATCGACAGTGCCAAGAAGCAGATCAAAAATATTACGGAACATTTGGCTCAACTGCAGCAAGAAACAGAAACGGTGCAGGCTGAGCTGACGAATATACAAACGGAATTGACGGAAACGGAACAGCATATCGCTGAAAACGAAGTCGTTCTTGCTGATGCAGAGGCGCGTCTTGAGGCTCATACGAAGGTGCTTCATAAGCGGCTTAGAGATATCTATATCAACGGAAGGATCAACTATCTCGACGTTCTGTTCGGAGCGAAGGATTTTAACGATCTCGTTACGCGCATGGATCTCTTGAAACGCATCGCCAGCCAAGATGCGGAGCTCGTCAGCAGTGTGCGCAGTGAACGTGCGATTATCGTAGAGAAGCGTCAGCAGCTCGAAGATGATAAGGCACATCTTGTCGTACTCAAAGAAAATGCAGAGGCAAAACAGAAACGTATCGACGAGAACAAAGCACAGCAGCAGAGCCTCTTGGCGAAGGCAAGTGCAGATAAAGCAGAGGCAGAACGTACATACAGAGAGCTTCTTTCGAAATCGAAAGAGATCGAAAATATGCTTCGCAATCGTAAGCCTACATTCAATCAACCTGCACAGGTCAAAGGGAGCGGTGACATTATCTGGCCGCTTGGCAGCAGAAGAGTCACATCTCCGTACGGTTGGCGCGTCCATCCGATCTTCGGTACATCGCGCTATCATAGCGGTATCGACATTGCGGCCAACTACGGTGAGCCTATTTGGGCGGCGGCGGGCGGTACGGTCATCCATTCCGGATGGCTCGGCGGCTATGGTAAAACGATCATCATCGACCACGGCGGCGGCTTGACGACGCTGTATGCACACAACTCGAACTTGACGCTCGGTGTCGGTGCTACGGTAAGAAGAGGGCAAATTGTTGCCCATGCAGGGTCGACGGGTTATTCGACAGGCCCGCACCTTCATTTCGAAGTGCGCAAATATGGGGAACCTGTCAATCCGTACAACTATTTCTAA
- a CDS encoding S41 family peptidase, which produces MWLRMVLAFLAGSMLTLAGILFVMEHAVNGAVGALDFFRTLTVVEHKYVDQPELEKLWQGSIKGLVEALDDPHSIYMDAEMFDVFESATSGSFGGVGLVVGEKDDELVVVSPIEGTPGEKAGVKSGDIILKIDGEDATKLNLTEAVEKIRGEEGTSVTLTLRRGEATKEFTIVRDNIQVHAVSGKMLEGDIGYLRITNFNEVVADDLKKEYSRLEKEGMKRIILDLRDNPGGLLDQSVEVSELFVPKGPVVSIVERDGSRTTYESKSEGSPYPVVVLVNQGSASASEIVAGAIQDTKSGTLIGTKTFGKGSVQGVFPLHSGAVKLTIAKYYTPNETLIDGVGITPDIIVEANGSSTHDNVLQTAIAHLKTK; this is translated from the coding sequence ATGTGGCTGCGCATGGTGCTTGCCTTCTTGGCGGGAAGTATGCTGACATTGGCAGGTATACTGTTCGTCATGGAACACGCAGTAAACGGTGCAGTCGGTGCGCTCGATTTTTTTCGCACATTGACAGTCGTTGAACATAAATATGTCGATCAGCCCGAGCTCGAAAAACTCTGGCAAGGATCGATCAAAGGGTTGGTCGAAGCGCTCGATGATCCTCATTCGATATACATGGACGCAGAGATGTTTGATGTATTCGAAAGTGCTACGAGCGGTTCGTTCGGCGGGGTCGGACTCGTTGTCGGAGAAAAAGATGATGAGCTCGTCGTTGTATCGCCGATCGAAGGTACTCCCGGCGAAAAAGCAGGTGTCAAGAGCGGCGATATCATCCTCAAGATAGACGGCGAAGATGCAACGAAGTTGAATCTGACAGAAGCCGTCGAGAAGATACGCGGTGAAGAAGGTACGTCGGTAACGCTCACATTGCGACGAGGCGAAGCGACGAAGGAATTCACCATCGTCAGAGATAATATCCAGGTTCATGCCGTATCGGGCAAGATGCTCGAAGGCGATATCGGATACTTGCGCATCACGAACTTCAATGAAGTCGTTGCCGATGACTTGAAGAAAGAATACAGCCGACTGGAAAAAGAAGGCATGAAACGCATCATTCTTGACTTGCGCGACAACCCTGGCGGACTTCTCGATCAGAGCGTAGAGGTTTCTGAACTGTTCGTACCGAAAGGACCTGTCGTATCCATCGTTGAACGTGACGGCAGTCGAACGACGTATGAATCGAAGTCGGAAGGCTCTCCGTACCCGGTCGTGGTGCTCGTCAACCAAGGCAGTGCCAGCGCATCCGAGATCGTCGCAGGTGCGATACAAGATACGAAATCAGGTACGCTCATCGGAACGAAAACGTTCGGCAAAGGCTCGGTACAAGGCGTGTTCCCGCTTCACAGCGGTGCGGTCAAGCTAACGATCGCCAAGTATTATACGCCGAACGAAACGCTCATCGACGGTGTCGGCATCACGCCTGATATCATTGTAGAAGCGAACGGCAGCAGTACCCACGACAACGTACTTCAAACAGCGATCGCTCATCTGAAAACAAAATAA
- a CDS encoding PDZ domain-containing protein, protein MEFVQNVMMFVLSHMIPILMNPIFWIMVVLVVLQSRQMQQRQRRIFGAVSYSIRDQLLKAIFYGMIGGFIASTLVTLFGITINHLGFAYLWPVAVVLMMINARFLCFAYAGGLVGASSVLFGWPSVDVPQLLAFIAILHLTESVLIYISRDYGVVPLVVKLPNGRHVGAYLIQNLWPLPLIALNAITVPADQLVSLFAFPDWWPMLPTVIEIPDLHVLAYAALPVVAALGYSDMAIANEPNEKRKRSAVGLAIYSVGLLALALLSADVTSLQLFAALCAPIGHELLIQRENEREMKAEPIFVHPDRGVRLLATVADSPAQKAGLKSGDIITRLNNVYIGDAMDLDDAAHVMVANREIEYLRESKLYRTHLAGEQGDPYGLILVPHGNETRYAHLEAEGVAVMDWLKKRGGKKE, encoded by the coding sequence ATGGAATTTGTACAAAATGTAATGATGTTCGTGCTTTCTCATATGATACCGATCTTGATGAATCCGATATTTTGGATCATGGTCGTGCTCGTCGTACTGCAATCGCGCCAGATGCAGCAGCGTCAACGCCGCATCTTCGGTGCTGTCAGCTATTCGATACGCGACCAGCTCCTCAAAGCCATCTTCTACGGCATGATAGGGGGTTTTATCGCGAGCACGCTCGTGACACTGTTTGGTATCACCATCAATCACCTCGGCTTTGCCTACTTGTGGCCTGTTGCCGTCGTATTGATGATGATCAATGCACGATTCTTGTGTTTTGCGTATGCGGGCGGTCTTGTCGGTGCCTCGAGTGTCCTGTTCGGCTGGCCGAGCGTCGATGTACCGCAGCTTCTCGCGTTCATTGCCATTCTCCACTTGACGGAAAGCGTGCTCATCTATATCAGCCGTGACTACGGTGTTGTACCGCTCGTTGTCAAGCTCCCTAACGGCCGCCACGTCGGTGCATACCTTATCCAGAACTTGTGGCCGCTCCCGCTCATCGCACTTAATGCCATCACTGTCCCTGCCGATCAGCTCGTATCACTCTTCGCGTTTCCCGACTGGTGGCCGATGCTCCCGACTGTCATTGAGATACCCGACCTGCATGTGCTTGCGTATGCGGCACTGCCTGTCGTAGCGGCACTCGGTTACAGCGATATGGCCATCGCGAACGAACCGAACGAAAAGAGAAAACGCTCTGCTGTCGGCTTGGCGATCTACAGCGTCGGCCTATTGGCTCTTGCGCTTCTTTCGGCAGATGTGACCTCGCTTCAGCTCTTCGCCGCGCTCTGTGCGCCGATCGGCCACGAACTCCTCATACAGAGAGAAAACGAACGCGAGATGAAAGCAGAACCGATATTCGTCCACCCCGACCGCGGTGTGCGTCTTTTGGCAACAGTCGCCGACAGCCCTGCGCAGAAGGCAGGCCTCAAAAGCGGCGATATCATCACGCGCCTCAACAATGTCTATATCGGTGATGCGATGGACTTAGACGATGCGGCTCATGTGATGGTCGCCAACCGCGAGATCGAATATCTCCGCGAAAGTAAATTGTATCGTACGCATTTGGCAGGTGAACAGGGCGATCCGTACGGCCTTATCCTCGTTCCGCACGGCAATGAAACGCGATATGCGCATCTGGAAGCGGAAGGGGTTGCCGTCATGGACTGGCTCAAAAAACGCGGCGGAAAAAAAGAGTGA
- the uvrB gene encoding excinuclease ABC subunit UvrB — MAHVPKLQTVLSGESIPFRVEAPFVPTGDQPTAIAELADNIRAGKKAQVLLGATGTGKTFTIAKTIEAVQKPTLVIAHNKTLAAQLASEFKEFFPDNAVEYFVSYYDYYQPEAYIAQTDTYIEKDASINDEIDKLRHSATSALFERKDVIIVASVSCIYGLGSPEEYKNLVLSLRQGQIRDRDEILRKLVAIQYERNDIGFERGKFRVRGDVIEVVPAGYQERAIRIELFGDEIDRIVEVDILTGEVLAERKHIVIYPASHYVTSRENMERAVSSIEAELAERLEVLRGEGKLLEAQRLEQRTNYDLEMMQEMGYCSGIENYSRHLTNRQAGEAPYTLMDYFPDDYLLVIDESHVTIPQVRAMYAGDRSRKESLVANGFRLPSAFDNRPFQFSEFEEHINQIIYVSATPAPYELGQADGVVQQIIRPTGLLDPEIELRPIAGQMDDLLGEIKLRAKKNERVLVTTLTKRMAENLTDYLKEMNVRVRYLHSDIATIERAEIIRDLRAGEFDVLVGINLLREGLDLPEVSLVAILDADKEGFLRSDTSLIQTIGRAARNAEGRVIMYADRVTDSMKRAIDETERRREVQQAYNTKHGITPQTVKKKVKELIELTKVAESPAEYRAKKPSEMTEAQRLDLIDSLVSEMTEASRKLEFERAAKLRDMIVELKGSLPEKKKRTKKVKK; from the coding sequence ATGGCGCATGTACCCAAACTGCAGACTGTTCTTTCGGGTGAGTCGATACCATTCCGCGTAGAAGCTCCGTTCGTGCCGACGGGTGACCAGCCGACGGCTATCGCCGAGTTGGCAGATAACATTCGCGCAGGCAAAAAAGCGCAGGTGCTTCTCGGTGCAACGGGGACGGGCAAGACGTTCACGATTGCCAAGACGATAGAGGCGGTACAGAAGCCGACGCTCGTCATCGCACATAACAAGACGCTGGCGGCACAGCTTGCGAGCGAGTTCAAAGAGTTTTTCCCCGATAATGCGGTAGAGTATTTCGTCAGCTATTACGATTACTATCAGCCGGAAGCATATATCGCGCAGACGGACACGTATATCGAAAAGGATGCTTCTATCAATGATGAGATAGACAAGCTCCGCCATTCGGCAACGAGTGCGCTGTTCGAGCGCAAAGATGTGATCATCGTGGCGAGCGTGTCGTGCATCTACGGCTTGGGTTCGCCGGAAGAATATAAGAATCTCGTGCTCTCGCTCCGTCAGGGGCAGATACGCGATCGTGACGAGATCTTGCGCAAGCTGGTAGCGATCCAGTATGAACGCAACGATATCGGATTTGAGCGCGGTAAGTTTCGTGTGCGCGGCGATGTGATAGAAGTCGTTCCCGCAGGATATCAGGAACGCGCCATCCGCATCGAGCTGTTCGGTGATGAGATAGACCGCATCGTCGAAGTCGATATTTTGACGGGCGAAGTGCTTGCCGAGCGCAAACATATCGTCATTTATCCTGCGTCGCATTACGTTACGTCGCGAGAGAACATGGAGCGTGCCGTCAGTTCCATCGAAGCGGAACTGGCAGAACGGCTCGAGGTACTGCGCGGGGAAGGCAAGCTTCTGGAAGCACAGCGCCTTGAACAGCGAACGAACTACGATCTCGAGATGATGCAGGAGATGGGCTACTGCTCGGGCATCGAGAACTACTCTCGTCATCTGACGAACCGTCAGGCGGGTGAAGCGCCGTATACGCTGATGGATTATTTTCCCGACGATTATCTGCTCGTCATTGATGAATCGCACGTGACGATCCCGCAGGTGCGCGCTATGTATGCAGGAGACCGCTCGCGCAAGGAATCGCTCGTGGCGAACGGATTTCGTCTGCCGTCGGCATTCGACAACAGACCGTTTCAATTCAGCGAATTTGAAGAGCATATCAATCAGATCATCTATGTTTCGGCGACACCTGCACCGTATGAGCTTGGACAGGCGGACGGGGTCGTACAGCAGATCATTCGTCCGACGGGGCTTCTTGATCCCGAGATAGAACTCAGACCGATCGCAGGACAGATGGACGATCTTCTCGGCGAGATCAAACTGCGTGCGAAGAAGAATGAGCGTGTGCTCGTCACGACGCTGACGAAACGCATGGCAGAAAATCTGACCGATTATTTAAAAGAAATGAACGTTCGTGTGCGGTATCTTCATTCGGATATTGCGACGATCGAGCGGGCGGAGATCATCCGCGACCTCCGTGCAGGTGAGTTCGACGTTCTGGTCGGTATCAACCTTCTTCGTGAGGGCCTTGACCTGCCCGAGGTATCACTCGTGGCGATCCTCGATGCCGATAAGGAAGGCTTCCTCCGTTCGGATACGTCGCTGATTCAGACGATAGGCCGTGCGGCGCGTAATGCCGAAGGGCGCGTTATCATGTATGCCGATCGTGTGACTGATTCGATGAAACGTGCTATTGACGAAACGGAACGCCGCCGCGAAGTACAGCAGGCATACAATACGAAACATGGTATTACACCGCAGACCGTCAAGAAAAAAGTCAAGGAACTCATCGAGTTGACGAAGGTCGCAGAATCGCCTGCCGAATATCGCGCGAAAAAACCGAGCGAGATGACAGAAGCGCAGCGGCTCGATCTTATCGACAGTTTAGTGAGCGAGATGACCGAAGCGTCGCGTAAGCTCGAATTCGAACGTGCGGCAAAACTGCGCGACATGATCGTTGAGCTGAAAGGCAGTCTGCCCGAGAAGAAAAAACGCACAAAAAAAGTGAAGAAATAG
- the uvrA gene encoding excinuclease ABC subunit UvrA — protein MKDKIIIKGARQHNLKNIDVEIPRDKLVVVTGLSGSGKSSLAFDTIYAEGQRRYVESLSAYARQFLGQMDKPDVDYIEGLSPAISIDQKTTSRNPRSTVGTVTEIYDYLRLLFARVGRPYCPKCGKPIQQQTVQQMVDALMAYPERTKLIIMAPLVRGKKGTHQRVLEQVKKDGYVRVRVDGMMYDIGDEITLEKTKKHTIEVVIDRLVVREGAEDRIADSIETALKLSDGIVLVQIIDGDELTFSQNFSCIDCGISLPEIAPRMFSFNNPMGACPACTGLGSHMEFDLALVIPDESLTFRQGVVAPLSKNESSYAMCQMRAVLEKYGYTLDTRFADLANDVKEKLIYGTGEEKFFYTYENMYGEIKEYHNSFEGIMPLLARRYQETHSESTQAEYEEYMSVRLCPTCRGARLKPEVLAVKIGGKNIYEVTQMTIAEGIDFFENVAFTEREQFIARQILKEIKARLSFLMNVGLNYLTLDRAAGTLSGGEAQRIRLATQIGSGLVGVLYILDEPSIGLHQRDNNKLLATLEHLRDVGNTLLVVEHDEDTMYAADHIIDIGPAAGLGGGEIVAAGTVDEIKATVGSATGDYLSRRKFIPVPAVRRQPSDKWIEVIGAAENNLKHIDARFPLGVLTVVTGVSGSGKSTLVNEILYKGLADRIYRTKNRPGKHLDIRGTEHIDKIIDIDQSPIGRTPRSNPATYTGLFDTIREVFSQTPEAKMRGYKPGRFSFNVRGGRCEACRGDGIIKIEMHFLSDVYVPCEVCRGARYNRETLGVKYKGKTIADVLDMIVDEAVEFFQHIPKLARKLKVLQDVGLGYIKLGQPATTLSGGEAQRVKLATELSRRSTGKTLYILDEPTTGLHTADIHKLLEVLGRLVEGGDTVIVIEHNLDVIKTADHIIDLGPEGGSGGGMIVASGTPEEIVKEARSYTGQFLKPILEEGARLRRQNEA, from the coding sequence GTGAAAGATAAAATTATCATAAAAGGAGCAAGACAACACAATCTGAAAAATATCGACGTGGAGATCCCGCGCGATAAGCTCGTCGTTGTGACGGGTCTGTCGGGCTCGGGCAAGTCGTCACTTGCGTTCGATACTATCTATGCCGAAGGACAGCGCCGCTATGTCGAATCGCTCTCTGCCTATGCGCGCCAATTCCTCGGTCAGATGGATAAGCCCGATGTCGATTATATCGAAGGCTTATCGCCTGCTATTTCGATCGACCAGAAGACGACGAGCCGCAATCCGCGTTCGACTGTCGGTACGGTGACCGAGATCTACGATTATCTGCGCCTTTTGTTCGCGCGTGTCGGCAGACCCTACTGCCCGAAATGCGGTAAGCCGATACAGCAGCAGACGGTACAGCAGATGGTCGATGCATTGATGGCATATCCCGAGCGGACGAAGCTTATTATCATGGCACCACTCGTACGCGGTAAAAAGGGGACGCATCAGCGCGTACTCGAACAAGTGAAAAAAGACGGCTACGTGCGTGTGCGTGTCGACGGTATGATGTACGATATCGGCGATGAGATCACGCTCGAAAAGACGAAGAAGCATACAATAGAAGTCGTCATCGACCGCCTTGTTGTACGCGAAGGGGCAGAGGACCGCATTGCCGACTCTATCGAAACGGCTCTCAAACTATCGGACGGTATCGTGCTCGTGCAGATCATCGACGGAGATGAGTTGACATTCAGTCAGAATTTCTCCTGTATCGACTGCGGTATCAGTTTGCCCGAGATCGCACCGCGTATGTTCTCGTTCAACAATCCGATGGGGGCGTGTCCTGCTTGTACAGGTCTTGGCAGTCATATGGAATTCGATCTTGCGCTCGTCATTCCCGACGAATCGCTCACCTTCCGTCAGGGCGTCGTTGCACCGCTCAGTAAGAACGAAAGCTCGTATGCGATGTGCCAGATGCGTGCCGTTTTGGAGAAATACGGCTACACGCTCGATACGCGATTTGCCGATCTCGCAAATGATGTGAAAGAGAAGCTCATCTACGGTACGGGCGAAGAAAAGTTTTTCTATACGTACGAGAATATGTACGGCGAAATAAAAGAATATCATAACTCGTTTGAAGGTATCATGCCGCTTCTTGCGCGTCGTTATCAGGAAACACATTCCGAATCGACGCAAGCCGAGTATGAAGAATATATGAGCGTGCGCCTCTGTCCGACTTGCCGTGGTGCGCGCCTTAAGCCTGAAGTGCTTGCCGTCAAAATAGGCGGTAAAAATATCTACGAAGTGACGCAGATGACGATCGCGGAAGGTATCGACTTTTTTGAGAATGTCGCATTTACCGAACGCGAACAGTTCATTGCGCGTCAGATATTGAAAGAGATCAAAGCTCGTTTGTCGTTCTTGATGAACGTCGGCCTCAACTATCTGACGCTTGACCGTGCGGCAGGAACGCTGTCGGGCGGAGAGGCACAGCGTATCCGACTTGCTACGCAGATCGGGTCGGGTCTTGTCGGTGTTCTTTATATCCTCGATGAACCGAGCATCGGTCTGCATCAGCGCGACAACAATAAGCTCCTCGCTACGCTGGAGCATCTGCGCGATGTCGGCAACACGCTCCTCGTCGTTGAGCATGACGAAGATACGATGTATGCCGCCGACCACATCATCGACATCGGCCCTGCGGCAGGTCTTGGTGGAGGAGAGATCGTCGCGGCGGGCACTGTCGATGAGATCAAAGCGACTGTCGGTTCGGCAACAGGTGATTATCTCAGCAGAAGAAAGTTTATTCCTGTACCTGCCGTGCGCAGACAGCCGAGTGATAAGTGGATAGAAGTCATCGGTGCGGCAGAGAATAATCTCAAGCATATCGATGCGAGATTTCCGCTCGGCGTGCTGACTGTCGTTACAGGCGTATCGGGCTCGGGCAAAAGTACGCTCGTCAATGAGATCCTGTATAAAGGACTTGCCGACCGCATCTATCGGACGAAGAATCGTCCCGGCAAGCATCTGGATATCCGCGGAACAGAGCATATCGATAAAATTATCGACATCGACCAATCGCCCATCGGGCGCACACCGCGCTCCAACCCTGCGACGTATACGGGGCTGTTTGATACGATACGCGAAGTATTCAGCCAGACGCCCGAAGCCAAGATGCGCGGATACAAGCCCGGCAGATTCAGCTTCAATGTGCGCGGTGGCCGCTGTGAAGCGTGTCGCGGTGACGGTATCATCAAGATAGAGATGCACTTCTTATCAGACGTCTATGTACCGTGCGAAGTCTGCCGCGGTGCACGCTACAATCGTGAAACGCTCGGCGTGAAATACAAAGGCAAAACGATCGCCGATGTGCTCGATATGATCGTCGACGAAGCCGTAGAATTCTTTCAGCATATTCCGAAGCTCGCACGCAAGCTCAAAGTCCTGCAAGATGTCGGCCTCGGTTATATCAAGCTCGGACAGCCTGCCACTACCTTGTCGGGCGGGGAAGCACAGCGCGTCAAGCTGGCTACCGAACTGTCGCGCCGTTCGACAGGCAAGACGCTCTATATCTTAGACGAACCGACGACGGGACTGCATACGGCAGATATCCATAAGCTTCTTGAAGTACTGGGCAGACTCGTTGAAGGCGGTGATACAGTCATCGTCATCGAGCATAACCTTGACGTCATCAAGACAGCCGACCATATCATAGACCTCGGCCCTGAAGGAGGTTCGGGCGGCGGCATGATCGTTGCATCGGGTACGCCCGAA